In the genome of Polaromonas vacuolata, the window CGCACTTTGACCTTCGGCAAGACGGCAGATATCAGCGAGCACGCGGCGCGACTGCTGGCGCGTCATGCGGGTATTGCACAGATTGTGCGTCTCGCTGGCTGACATAACCAGATTGAGTTCATCAGCCTTGCATTCGAGTGCGCGTTCAGCGCCACGCATATTCGGCACCAGTGCAGCGTAACAAACGCCGGGTAAGCGCTCGATTTGGCAGAGCACCATTTCGGCATCGCGCAGCGCAGGTATAGCCTTAGGAGAAGTAAAAGATGTGACCTCGATTTTGTGCAGGCCGGTGCGTGATAAGGCGTTGATCATGCGCACTTTGTCTTCGGTTGCGACAAATTGACTTTCAATCTGCAGGCCGTCACGCATGGCCACGTCGTGAACATAAATTCGTCTTGGCGTCATCAGCTAATCTTTCATTGAGGGGTCGAAAACAGAACCGTATTTTTGACATTACCTTAGCACTTTCTACAGCAAACGCGGAACACATCTAGACCAATAAGCGCTGAGTCAGGCATTAAAATGCAAGGTTAAGCTAAGTACTTAGCGCCGAGCAGACGTCAACAACAGCCAAGGTATATCGAATGAAATTTTTAATCCGTCTGTTTTTTAAAACAGTGCGAACCGTGATGGGACCGCTATTACTAATTTGGGAAATCATCAAACGCCCAAAGCCGATGCACAGACAAGCCGCACTGCAAGCCAAGGTCGACAACGAATGCCGTGATCTTGCGCTGTTTCAATTCAAGACTTGCCCGTTTTGCATGAAGATCAGGCAAGAAATGCACCGCTTGTCTTTACCGATTGAGCGCCGTGATGCGCAGCACGATGCAGCGAATCGAACCGCATTAATAGCCGGCGCTGGCTCAGCCAAAGTACCCTGCTTAAAAATTACCAACGCCAAGGGCAAGGTCGAGTGGTTAACAGACTCAAAAGCCATCATCAGTTATTTACGCGGTCGATTTGAAAACGCTGGAATTTAAATAATTTTAAAACGCAATAGTTTGTGTCTACGCCTAGATATCGCCTAATTTGTGCATAAATAAAAACCTCAATTGAAAGGATTTTTATCATGTCTGACATCGCAAATATTCAAACTGAAAATGTTGCCTACGTGGCACCGCAAAAAAACCCAGCCGTCAGTTTTGGCGGCGATCGCGATGGCTCTAAGGCCGGTGCACCAGAGATGGCGCCGCCACAACCACCGCCGGTCTCCAAGCCAACCGCGACTATTGGCAACAACATCAACACCACCGCATAAGCCAGGCGTGCATTGCGTCTCAAGAGCGATGGGCTTGAGACCTAGCAGCAGTGCTATGCTGCGCAACCATGATTATTCACAATCCACCGCGTCTTATTTGCTTTAACAAGCCTTATGGCGTGCTGAGCCAATTCACACCTGAAGGGCGCTGGCAAGGTTTGGCGGATTTCATTCGTATTCCAGAAGTTTATGTAGCCGGCCGGTTAGACGCCGACAGCGAAGGACTGCTGCTGCTCACCAACGATGGAAAGCTACAAGCGCGCATCAGTGACCCGCGCTTTAAAATGGAAAAAACCTATTGGGTGCAAGTTGAAGGCATTCCCGACGAGAGCGCTTTGTCGGCTTTGCGAGAAGGTGTGATGCTCAAAGACGGCATGACACTACCAGCATCTGCACAAGCTATAGATACGCCGCCAGTGTGGCTGCGTGAGCCGCCGGTTAGGATTCGCCAAGCTATACCCACAGCCTGGATTTCACTGGGTATTCGCGAAGGCCGTAATCGCCAAGTGCGGCGCATGACTGCCGCTGTTGGCTTTCCCACGCTGCGTTTAATACGTGCCGCTATTGGCCCCTACTCACTGGAGGGCTTGGCCTTGGGTACTTGGAGAGATGCTATAGAAATTATGTAGGCAAGTGCGCTAAGCCGATTATTTCGGCATAGTCACTTCAATTTTAAAAGCGGAGTACCAAGCTGATAAATCATTAATATCTTTATCGCTCAAAGGTTTGGCAATAATGCTCATGACTTGATGTGAGCGTTTGCCGCTGCGGTAATGTAGCAGCTGCTCCTGCAAATAGATTTCCGATTGACCGGCTAGATTAGGCGCTTCAATCATGGTGGAAATCCCATTTTGACCGTGGCACACCACACACTGCGCAGACTTAATTTTACCCGCTTCGA includes:
- a CDS encoding c-type cytochrome, giving the protein MRILKLTAALFLIISPLQWAQAGDIEAGKIKSAQCVVCHGQNGISTMIEAPNLAGQSEIYLQEQLLHYRSGKRSHQVMSIIAKPLSDKDINDLSAWYSAFKIEVTMPK
- a CDS encoding glutaredoxin family protein, yielding MKFLIRLFFKTVRTVMGPLLLIWEIIKRPKPMHRQAALQAKVDNECRDLALFQFKTCPFCMKIRQEMHRLSLPIERRDAQHDAANRTALIAGAGSAKVPCLKITNAKGKVEWLTDSKAIISYLRGRFENAGI
- a CDS encoding pseudouridine synthase → MIIHNPPRLICFNKPYGVLSQFTPEGRWQGLADFIRIPEVYVAGRLDADSEGLLLLTNDGKLQARISDPRFKMEKTYWVQVEGIPDESALSALREGVMLKDGMTLPASAQAIDTPPVWLREPPVRIRQAIPTAWISLGIREGRNRQVRRMTAAVGFPTLRLIRAAIGPYSLEGLALGTWRDAIEIM